Proteins encoded in a region of the Phoenix dactylifera cultivar Barhee BC4 chromosome 3, palm_55x_up_171113_PBpolish2nd_filt_p, whole genome shotgun sequence genome:
- the LOC103717518 gene encoding laccase-3-like, producing METRMRAAKSCCFSCILLWLSLMFNYANAKVHYYDFVIQETPVKRLCKTHTIITVNGQYPGPTLEVRDGDTLVINAVNRAKYNITLHWHGVHQNRTGWADGPEYLTQCPIMPGGSYTYRFTIENQVGTLWWHAHSSWLRVTVHGALIIYPKEGSYYPFPKPNKEIPVILGEWWNRNPLDVLRQALKTGAAPNISDAFLVNGQPGDLYNCSSKDTTIIPVSFGETNLLRIINAALNNELFFTIAGHEMTVVGADAAYTKPFTTSVLKISPGETTDVLVTTNQPPGRYYMAARAYASAQGVPFDNTTTTAILQYNGNCPTTSKAGQAAGIPPMFPALPAFNDTATATAFAAGIKSPHPVNLPGPVDVHLFYTVGLGLFNCPPGKQCGGPNNTRFGASMNNVSFTFPRLAILQAYYSQRMRGVFTADFPAFPPTQFDYTAKNISRALQQPVRGTKVYPLKYGSVVQLVLQGTNIFAGEEHPMHIHGYQFYILAAGFGNFDPQTDAAKFNLVDPPLRNTVGVPVNGWAVIRFAANNPGVWLVHCHLDVHLTWGLAMAFLVENGVGELQSLEPPPADLPRC from the exons ATGGAGACTCGCATGCGTGCTGCCAAATCATGCTGCTTCTCTTGCATTCTCCTGTGGCTCTCCTTAATGTTCAATTATGCCAATGCGAAAGTTCACTATTATGACTTCGTC ATTCAGGAAACGCCAGTGAAGAGGCTGTGCAAGACCCACACGATCATTACGGTGAATGGCCAGTACCCTGGACCAACCCTGGAGGTCAGAGATGGAGACACGCTCGTGATCAACGCCGTGAACCGAGCCAAGTACAACATCACGCTTCACTG GCACGGTGTCCATCAGAACAGGACAGGATGGGCTGATGGGCCGGAGTATTTGACTCAGTGTCCCATAATGCCCGGGGGGAGCTACACATACCGGTTCACGATCGAGAACCAAGTAGGGACACTGTGGTGGCATGCTCACAGCTCCTGGCTCAGGGTCACCGTGCACGGAGCCCTCATCATCTATCCCAAAGAGGGTTCCTACTATCCCTTTCCTAAGCCCAACAAAGAGATCCCAGTTATACTCG GGGAATGGTGGAATAGGAATCCGCTTGATGTTTTGAGACAAGCATTGAAGACTGGAGCTGCTCCAAATATTTCTGATGCTTTTCTAGTCAACGGCCAACCTGGCGATCTTTATAACTGCTCGAGCAAAG ACACGACGATCATTCCGGTATCCTTCGGCGAAACCAATCTCCTCCGAATCATCAATGCTGCCCTCAACAACGAGCTCTTCTTCACCATTGCCGGCCACGAGATGACCGTGGTCGGCGCCGACGCCGCCTACACAAAGCCATTCACCACCTCGGTGCTCAAGATAAGCCCTGGCGAGACCACGGACGTCCTCGTCACCACCAACCAGCCTCCTGGCCGCTACTACATGGCTGCCCGCGCCTACGCCAGTGCGCAAGGCGTCCCCTTCGACAACACCACCACCACCGCCATCCTCCAATACAACGGCAACTGCCCGACGACGAGCAAGGCCGGCCAGGCTGCAGGGATCCCTCCAATGTTCCCGGCCCTCCCGGCCTTCAACGACACCGCCACGGCCACTGCCTTCGCCGCCGGCATCAAAAGCCCGCATCCGGTCAATCTTCCCGGCCCCGTCGACGTGCACCTCTTCTACACCGTGGGCCTGGGCCTGTTCAACTGCCCCCCCGGGAAGCAATGCGGTGGACCAAATAACACCCGGTTCGGAGCCAGCATGAACAACGTCTCCTTCACCTTCCCACGCCTCGCCATTCTGCAGGCCTACTACTCCCAACGCATGCGAGGAGTCTTCACCGCCGACTTTCCCGCATTCCCACCAACCCAATTCGACTACACAGCTAAAAACATCAGCCGCGCCCTCCAGCAACCTGTTCGAGGGACGAAGGTGTATCCACTGAAGTACGGATCGGTGGTGCAGCTGGTGCTGCAGGGCACCAACATCTTCGCCGGCGAGGAGCATCCCATGCACATCCATGGTTATCAATTCTATATTCTCGCAGCGGGTTTCGGAAACTTCGATCCCCAGACGGACGCCGCTAAGTTCAACCTAGTGGATCCGCCGCTGAGGAACACGGTCGGCGTGCCGGTGAACGGGTGGGCGGTCATCCGGTTCGCCGCGAACAATCCGGGGGTGTGGCTGGTGCACTGCCATCTGGATGTCCATTTAACTTGGGGCTTGGCGATGGCGTTCCTCGTGGAGAATGGAGTTGGAGAGCTGCAGTCTCTGGAGCCCCCTCCAGCTGACCTCCCCAGGTGCTGA
- the LOC103717508 gene encoding uncharacterized protein LOC103717508 → MGRGKKTQTITMPERPPRSPSGGNCSATARNLHKSDLGGVIFGCKHNTMKECLSKQLFGLPSSHFSYVKNIDHGLPLFLFNYSDRKMYGIYEAASHGQMNIDPYAWTDNGIHRTPFPAQVHIYIKMPCQPLLENQYKKVIGDNYHKVNHFWFELDHAQTRGLISLFVPSVKLAPGGSGKTNPFTPFPSTKLKAIANMEHANNGAGELKKDSTSPAGLSDMNKFSSFTCDDGDREHASSSRTSTSAPEEREPKEPVSDWEDWDDSVQGVHSDASVGLDDPSQSCSEQHFGKEPETAVQGVLHKLKELAAGHKQSTASSKECVIDGSTPCTSTNLLEESRPPEDNFVSAKIEEITTTPDLYQRNAELVQIINKLTKRAAALEKKQTESDQEIQHLRNVIEDSGRKIQQLKDRVEELESKLNPSKYLVDGISSNSVKQYLSLEKVIYLIGGFNGISWLSSLDSFSPSRDTLTPLKQMGCARSYASAAALNDNIFVFGGGDGNSWFHTVECYNQRNDEWTMCPHLNRAKGSLAGATLNDKIYAIGGGDGCECFSDVEMFDPVLGRWISSQSMLQKRFAPAAAELDGVLYAVGGYDGRGYLLSAERYDPREGLWTRLPSMNTRRGSHSLSVFNDKLYATGGYDGEKMVSSVETFDPHLGAWMIKEPMNVVRGYGAAAVLGDTLFVVGGLKDGQTILDTVESYKEGTGWSSCGFKAIGKRCFFSAVVL, encoded by the exons aTGGGGAGAGGAAAGAAAACGCAGACAATCACAATGCCGGAGCGACCACCACGGTCTCCTAGTGGTGGGAACTGCTCTGCAACTGCAAGGAACTTGCACAAGAGCGATCTAGGAGGAGTAATCTTTGGATGCAAGCACAACACCATGAAGGAGTGTCTTTCAAAGCAATTATTTG GCTTACCCTCCTCGCATTTCTCATATGTGAAGAATATTGACCATGGACTGCCATTATTTCTTTTCAATTATTCTGATCGGAAGATGTATGGCATATATGAGGCTGCAAGCCATGGCCAGATGAACATTGACCCATATGCGTGGACTGATAATGGCATACACAGAACTCCTTTTCCTGCACAG GTTCATATCTACATCAAGATGCCATGCCAACCTCTTTTGGAAAACCAGTACAAGAAAGTCATTGGGGATAATTATCATAAAGTTAATCACTTCTGGTTTGAGCTGGATCATGCACAAACGAGAGGCTTAATTTCATTGTTCGTACCTTCAGTCAAGCTAGCTCCTGGTGGGTCAGGCAAGACTAATCCTTTTACACCATTTCCGTCTACAAAATTGAAGGCAATTGCTAATATGGAGCATGCGAACAATGGGGCTGGGGAACTAAAGAAGGATTCTACATCACCTGCTGGTTTGTCAGATATGAACAAGTTTTCTTCATTTACCTGCGATGATGGGGATAGGGAACATGCTAGCTCAAGTAGAACATCAACTAGTGCTCCTGAAGAGAGGGAACCTAAGGAACCAGTTTCAGATTgggaagattgggatgacagtgTTCAGGGTGTTCATTCAGATGCTAGTGTTGGTTTGGATGATCCGAGCCAGAGCTGTTCAGAACAGCATTTTGGCAAGGAACCAGAGACTGCAGTGCAGGGCGTGTTGCATAAGCTAAAAGAGCTGGCTGCGGGGCATAAGCAATCAACTGCATCATCCAAGGAGTGTGTAATTGATGGTTCAACTCCGTGCACATCTACAAATTTACTGGAAGAAAGTAGGCCTCCTGAGGATAACTTTGTTTCAGCTAAGATTGAGGAAATCACAACCACACCTGATCTATATCAGAGGAATGCTGAG TTGGTGCAGATCATCAATAAGTTGACAAAAAGAGCTGCAGCATTGGAGAAGAAGCAG ACTGAATCAGATCAAGAAATACAACATTTGAGGAATGTGATTGAAGACTCCGGAAGAAAAATTCAACAATTGAAGGACCGAGTTGAGGAGCTAGAATCAAAGCTAAATCCTTCTAAATATCTTGTTGATGGCATATCTAGCAATTCTGTTAAGCAATATTTGAGTTTGGAGAAAGTTATTTACCTTATAGGTGGTTTTAACGGCATATCCTGGTTATCATCCTTAGACTCATTTTCGCCATCAAGGGACACACTCACACCTCTTAAACAAATGGGATGTGCTCGTTCCTATGCATCTGCAGCTGCATTAAATgataatatttttgtttttggtggcgGAGATGGGAATTCTTGGTTTCACACAG TTGAGTGTTACAACCAAAGAAATGATGAGTGGACTATGTGTCCTCACTTGAATCGTGCAAAAGGAAGTCTGGCTGGAGCTACTTTGAATGACAAGATATATGCTATTGGCGGAGGAGATGGATGTGAATGTTTCTCAGATGTTGAGATGTTTGATCCAGTTCTTGGAAGGTGGATCAGCAGCCAGTCAATGCTTCAGAAG CGGTTTGCTCCTGCCGCAGCGGAACTTGATGGTGTCCTTTATGCTGTTGGTGGATATGATGGAAGAGgatacttgct GTCAGCTGAAAGATACGATCCACGGGAAGGTTTATGGACCAGGCTTCCAAGCATGAATACGAGAAGGGGCTCTCACTCATTGTCAGTCTTCAATGACAAGCT ATATGCGACTGGAGGGTATGATGGTGAGAAAATGGTTTCCAGCGTTGAAACCTTTGATCCTCATCTTGGTGCTTGGATGATTAAAGAACCAATGAATGTTGTTAGAGGATATGGTGCTGCTGCGGTGCTTGGTGACACCTTGTTTGTTGTTGGTGGGCTTAAAGATGGACAAACTATTTTAGACACG GTGGAATCCTACAAGGAGGGGACTGGTTGGTCCTCATGTGGATTTAAGGCAATTGGGAAGAGGTGCTTTTTCTCCGCCGTTGTCCTATGA
- the LOC103717509 gene encoding patellin-6-like: MSMEQSPIFRPEPSPKPTKRSLMSSLMEAGATTLQRPSSFKEDSYLASNLKPGEQRALQELKNLLSSSSSSKPLTMWGVPLLGPAADERADVVLLKFLRARDFNVAQAHAMLVRCVEWREEFGADGVVDEELGFKELEGVVAYLHGRDRAGHPVCYNAYGVFKDREMYDRVFGDGEKLKRFLRWRVQVMERGVRLLQLRPGGINSIIQVTDLKDMPKRELRVASNQILSLFQDNYPEMVARKVFINVPWYFTMLYAMVSPFLTERTKSKFVIAKEGNVAETLYKFIRPEFVPVRYGGLSRPGDLQDGPPKPASEFTIKGGEKVNLEIDGIEAGATITWDIAVGGWDLDYGAEYVPREEGSYTIQVEKTTRIPASAEEPIHNVFTSKEAGKLVLSVDNTSSRRRKVAAYRYFVRKHAV; encoded by the exons ATGTCAATGGAGCAATCGCCGATCTTTCGGCCCGAGCCGTCTCCCAAGCCGACCAAGAGGTCCCTGATGAGCTCTCTAATGGAGGCCGGCGCCACCACTCTGCAGCGCCCCTCTTCCTTCAAAGAGGACTCCTATTTGGCTTCCAATCTCAAGCCCGGAGAGCAAAGAGCCCTCCAAGAGCTCAAGAATCTCCTCTCTTCGTCTTCCTCGTCGAAACCTCTCACAATGTGGGGGGTTCCGCTTCTCGGGCCGGCTGCAGACGAGAGGGCCGACGTGGTTCTGCTGAAATTTCTCCGGGCGAGGGATTTCAACGTGGCCCAGGCGCACGCGATGCTGGTCCGGTGCGTGGAGTGGAGGGAGGAGTTCGGGGCGGACGGCGTCGTCGACGAGGAGCTGGGATTCAAGGAGCTGGAAGGGGTGGTGGCCTACCTGCACGGCCGGGACCGGGCCGGCCACCCGGTCTGCTACAACGCCTACGGCGTCTTCAAAGACCGCGAGATGTACGACCGGGTGTTCGGCGACGGGGAGAAGCTGAAAAGATTCCTCCGCTGGAGAGTCCAGGTGATGGAGCGCGGAGTCCGGCTGCTCCAGCTCCGGCCGGGCGGGATCAACTCCATCATCCAGGTTACGGATCTTAAAGACATGCCCAAGAGGGAGCTCCGGGTGGCCTCCAACCAGATCCTCTCCTTGTTCCAGGATAACTACCCCGAGATGGTCGCCAGAAAG GTGTTTATAAATGTGCCGTGGTATTTTACTATGCTGTATGCGATGGTCAGTCCCTTTCTGACGGAGAGGACCAAGAGCAAGTTCGTCATCGCCAAAGAAGGGAATGTGGCCGAGACCCTTTACAA GTTTATAAGGCCGGAGTTCGTGCCGGTCCGGTATGGAGGGCTGAGCCGGCCCGGGGATCTGCAGGACGGTCCCCCCAAACCGGCATCCGAGTTCACCATCAAGGGTGGAGAGAAAGTAAACCTCGAAATCGATGGCATTGAg GCTGGAGCCACCATAACTTGGGACATTGCGGTGGGGGGATGGGACTTGGACTACGGCGCCGAGTACGTGCCGAGAGAGGAGGGGAGCTACACGATTCAAGTGGAGAAGACGACGAGGATTCCGGCGAGTGCTGAGGAGCCGATCCACAACGTCTTCACGTCGAAGGAGGCCGGGAAGTTGGTGCTGTCCGTAGACAATACCAGCTCCCGGAGAAGGAAGGTGGCGGCCTACCGATACTTCGTCCGCAAACACGCTGTTTAG